In Microbacterium sp. SLBN-146, one genomic interval encodes:
- a CDS encoding amino acid permease, translated as MSQTSNDSAKVAGATYTRAGKEYFEKRGLKRSAGVWGLWGLAVAAVISGDFSGWNFGIGFAGFGGMLIAFAVLVLMYYGLTFSIGEMAAAMPHTGGAYSFARSAMGPWGGLATGLAETIEYVATTAVVVYFSGQYADSALFLLTGVSLPPFLWWIILYAAFIALNAAGAAISFRFAIIVSIISIAIIVVFGVMAIVTGAFSWDALWDIAPDPEAAGASTFLPFGVWSILLALPFAMWFFLGIEELPLAAEESHEPARDIPRAGLWARGTLIATGLIVLFLNTGVLGSEATGASVEPLLDGFRAMVGDQAAAILALLALIGLLASLMGIMFAYGRNMYSLSRAGYYPRWLSLTGKSKTPWVALVFGAILGFLALVIVQAAGGDASPAGAIVLNIAVWGAVLAYFLQMVSFIVLRKKFPNAARPYKSPWGLFGAYSAAVIAAIVFLGLLFNSAFWLAIVAIIVVYAIIFVGFAVYGRNRLVLSPEEEYAISGGLHGDPQAEGYDAMEKKVFGDGS; from the coding sequence ATGTCCCAGACGAGCAACGACTCAGCGAAGGTCGCCGGAGCGACCTATACGCGCGCCGGCAAGGAGTACTTCGAGAAGCGCGGGCTCAAACGTTCTGCCGGTGTCTGGGGCCTCTGGGGCCTCGCGGTCGCCGCCGTCATCTCGGGCGACTTCTCGGGCTGGAACTTCGGCATCGGGTTCGCGGGCTTCGGCGGGATGCTGATCGCCTTCGCCGTCCTCGTGCTGATGTACTACGGACTCACCTTCTCCATCGGAGAGATGGCCGCTGCCATGCCACACACGGGCGGCGCGTACTCGTTCGCGCGCTCGGCGATGGGCCCGTGGGGCGGCCTCGCGACGGGCCTCGCCGAGACGATCGAGTACGTCGCGACGACCGCCGTCGTCGTCTACTTCTCCGGGCAGTACGCCGATTCGGCGCTCTTCCTGCTGACAGGCGTGAGCCTCCCGCCCTTCCTGTGGTGGATCATCCTCTACGCCGCGTTCATCGCACTCAATGCCGCCGGCGCCGCCATCTCGTTCCGCTTCGCGATCATCGTCTCGATCATCTCGATCGCCATCATCGTCGTGTTCGGCGTCATGGCGATCGTCACGGGAGCGTTCAGCTGGGATGCCCTGTGGGACATCGCCCCCGACCCCGAGGCTGCGGGCGCATCGACGTTCCTCCCGTTCGGCGTCTGGTCGATCCTGCTCGCACTCCCCTTCGCGATGTGGTTCTTCCTCGGCATCGAGGAGCTCCCCCTCGCCGCGGAGGAGTCGCACGAACCGGCACGGGACATTCCCCGCGCGGGCCTCTGGGCACGCGGAACGCTCATCGCGACGGGTCTCATCGTGCTCTTCCTCAACACGGGGGTCCTCGGGTCCGAGGCGACGGGCGCGTCCGTCGAGCCCTTGCTGGACGGCTTCCGCGCGATGGTCGGCGACCAGGCGGCGGCGATCCTCGCGCTCCTCGCGCTCATCGGACTTCTCGCCTCGCTCATGGGCATCATGTTCGCCTACGGCCGCAACATGTACTCGCTGTCGCGGGCCGGTTACTACCCGCGCTGGCTGTCACTCACCGGCAAGAGCAAGACGCCGTGGGTCGCGCTCGTGTTCGGAGCGATCCTCGGCTTCCTCGCCCTGGTGATCGTGCAGGCCGCGGGAGGCGACGCCAGCCCCGCGGGTGCCATCGTCCTCAACATCGCGGTGTGGGGAGCGGTGCTCGCCTACTTCCTGCAGATGGTGTCCTTCATCGTGCTGCGCAAGAAGTTCCCGAACGCCGCGCGACCGTACAAGAGCCCGTGGGGGCTCTTCGGCGCCTACTCCGCCGCCGTCATCGCGGCGATCGTCTTCCTCGGTCTGCTCTTCAACTCGGCCTTCTGGCTTGCGATCGTCGCGATCATCGTCGTCTACGCCATCATCTTCGTGGGCTTTGCCGTGTACGGCCGGAATCGGCTCGTCCTGTCACCCGAGGAGGAGTACGCGATCTCGGGCGGCCTGCACGGCGACCCTCAGGCCGAGGGCTACGACGCGATGGAGAAGAAGGTCTTCGGCGACGGGTCCTGA
- a CDS encoding glutamine synthetase family protein, giving the protein MPGNLTVDELHAAIDGGEIDTVVVAFADAQGRLVGKRVSARLFREEVLPHGAEACNYLLSVDVDMNTVDGYAMSSWETGYGDMMLLPDAATLRRIPWLPGSALVIADLAWESGARVAQSPRAILQTQRDRLAERGLVAYSGTELEFLVFDDTYREAWAKGYTNLRPSTDYNVDYDLLASGRLEPLLRDIRLSMDAAGLYTEGVKGECNLGQQEIAFRYAEALETADQHAIYKNGAKAIAENHGKALTFMAKFNEREGNSCHIHLSVRGDDGAAVMAGDEPHGFSPLMEHWIAGILATLREFTLLYAPNINSYKRFAKGSFAPTGIAWGIDNRTCALRVIGRGHSLRVENRVPGGDVNPYLAISAIMAGGLHGIEHELPLPDALTGNAYTSGVDHLPTTLREAARLFDESAIARAAFGDDVVEHYLNQARIEVEAYDAAVTDWERVRGFERL; this is encoded by the coding sequence ATGCCGGGAAACCTCACCGTCGACGAACTGCACGCCGCGATCGACGGTGGCGAGATCGACACCGTCGTCGTCGCGTTCGCCGACGCGCAGGGCCGCCTCGTCGGCAAGCGCGTGTCCGCACGCCTCTTCCGAGAGGAAGTGCTCCCGCACGGTGCCGAGGCCTGCAACTACCTCCTGTCGGTCGACGTCGACATGAACACCGTCGACGGCTACGCGATGTCGAGCTGGGAGACCGGCTACGGCGACATGATGCTGCTTCCGGATGCGGCGACCCTCCGCCGCATCCCCTGGCTCCCGGGGTCCGCTCTCGTGATCGCCGATCTCGCATGGGAGAGCGGAGCCCGGGTCGCGCAGTCGCCCCGCGCCATCCTCCAGACGCAGCGCGACCGGCTCGCCGAGCGCGGACTCGTGGCGTACTCCGGGACGGAGCTCGAGTTCCTCGTGTTCGACGACACCTATCGCGAAGCCTGGGCCAAGGGATACACGAACCTCCGCCCATCGACGGACTACAACGTCGACTACGATCTGCTCGCATCCGGTCGCCTCGAACCGCTGCTGCGCGACATCCGCCTGTCGATGGATGCCGCGGGCCTCTACACCGAGGGCGTCAAAGGCGAGTGCAACCTCGGTCAGCAGGAGATCGCCTTCCGGTATGCGGAAGCGCTCGAGACCGCCGACCAGCACGCCATCTATAAGAACGGCGCCAAGGCGATCGCCGAGAACCACGGCAAGGCGCTCACCTTCATGGCGAAGTTCAACGAGCGCGAGGGCAACAGCTGCCACATCCACCTCTCCGTGCGCGGCGACGACGGTGCAGCGGTCATGGCGGGCGACGAACCGCACGGCTTCAGCCCGCTCATGGAGCACTGGATCGCCGGCATCCTTGCAACCCTTCGTGAGTTCACGCTCCTCTACGCCCCCAACATCAACTCGTACAAGAGGTTCGCGAAGGGATCGTTCGCGCCGACCGGCATCGCGTGGGGCATCGACAACCGCACGTGCGCGCTCCGCGTCATCGGGCGAGGACACTCGCTTCGGGTCGAGAACCGCGTCCCCGGCGGCGATGTGAACCCCTACCTCGCGATCTCGGCGATCATGGCGGGTGGTCTCCACGGCATCGAGCACGAGCTCCCCCTGCCCGACGCCCTCACGGGGAATGCGTACACGTCGGGCGTCGACCACCTCCCCACGACGCTGCGCGAGGCGGCACGACTCTTCGACGAGTCCGCGATCGCTCGCGCGGCCTTCGGCGACGACGTCGTCGAGCACTATCTCAACCAGGCGCGCATCGAGGTCGAGGCCTACGACGCCGCCGTGACCGACTGGGAGCGGGTGCGTGGCTTTGAGCGTCTCTGA
- a CDS encoding gamma-glutamyl-gamma-aminobutyrate hydrolase family protein, with translation MPPAGAGGSPHRPVIGLTTYLEQAKQGVWDVRAAFLPEQYFDSVTAAGGIAVLLPPQPGPEEAAGPVLDGLDGLILTGGLDVQPELYGAERHPLTDPARPDRDAWELALLRGAEARRLPVLAICRGLQLVNVARGGTLHQHLPEALGTERFRIGGGVFATNTVAVDEGTKLAELIGAGDFQVHSYHHQGVDRLGDGLVATAHTDDGLVQAFESTGEGYLVGVQWHPEENREDRRLFAGLVAEASVYSTRSAVRA, from the coding sequence ATGCCCCCTGCGGGGGCCGGCGGATCACCACACCGTCCCGTGATCGGGTTGACGACGTATCTGGAGCAGGCGAAGCAAGGCGTGTGGGACGTGCGCGCCGCCTTCCTGCCGGAGCAGTACTTCGACTCGGTGACCGCCGCGGGAGGGATCGCCGTGCTCCTTCCGCCGCAGCCGGGCCCCGAGGAGGCCGCCGGTCCCGTCCTCGACGGACTCGACGGACTCATCCTGACGGGCGGACTCGACGTCCAGCCCGAGCTCTACGGCGCCGAGCGGCACCCCCTCACCGACCCGGCGCGCCCCGACCGCGACGCGTGGGAGCTCGCGCTCCTTCGCGGTGCAGAAGCGCGGCGGCTTCCCGTCCTGGCGATCTGCCGCGGCCTGCAGCTCGTCAACGTCGCGCGCGGCGGCACCCTGCACCAGCACCTTCCCGAAGCGCTCGGCACGGAGCGGTTCCGCATCGGCGGTGGTGTCTTCGCGACCAACACCGTCGCGGTCGACGAAGGCACGAAGCTCGCGGAGCTCATCGGAGCCGGAGACTTCCAGGTCCACAGCTACCACCACCAGGGCGTCGACAGGCTCGGCGATGGGCTCGTCGCGACGGCGCACACCGACGACGGCCTCGTGCAGGCCTTCGAGTCGACGGGGGAGGGGTACCTCGTCGGGGTGCAGTGGCATCCCGAGGAGAACCGCGAAGATCGGCGCCTGTTCGCGGGACTCGTCGCCGAGGCATCCGTTTACTCCACGCGATCGGCGGTACGGGCATGA
- a CDS encoding aldehyde dehydrogenase: MTSFTLINPATGREFREVPRASVEETDAAIARAVVAQRSWAALPPVARADALRSFARVVEQHVEELAQLEVLNSGHPIGSARWEASHVAQVLNFSAGAPERLSGQQIPVAGGLDVTFHEPYGVVGIIVPWNFPMTIASWGFAPALAAGNAVVLKPAELTPLTALRLGEIALEAGLPEGLFEIVTGSGSVVGQRFVTHPDVRSVVFTGSTEVGTDVAAGCARQLKPVTLELGGKSANIVFDDADLEKAAAAAPGAVFDNAGQDCCARSRILVQRSVYDRFLELLEPAVAAWRVGDPSHDDTDMGPLISASHRANVEGFLEGTDIAFRGAAPDGDGFWFAPAVVLAQPDDRIAKEEVFGPVVAVLPFDDEADGIRLANDTIYGLAGSIWTENLSRAVRVSRAVKSGVLSVNSHSSVRYWTPFGGMKASGLGRELGPDAAEHFTETKNVFFATD; the protein is encoded by the coding sequence ATGACATCCTTCACCCTCATCAACCCCGCGACGGGGCGCGAGTTCCGGGAGGTGCCGCGCGCGAGCGTCGAAGAGACGGATGCCGCGATCGCCCGCGCCGTCGTCGCGCAACGTTCGTGGGCGGCGCTTCCTCCCGTCGCGCGCGCCGACGCGCTGCGCTCCTTCGCGCGCGTCGTCGAACAGCACGTCGAGGAGCTCGCGCAGCTCGAGGTGCTCAATTCGGGGCACCCCATCGGCTCGGCGCGATGGGAAGCCTCTCACGTCGCGCAGGTGCTGAACTTCTCGGCGGGCGCACCCGAGCGGCTGAGCGGCCAGCAGATCCCCGTCGCCGGCGGCCTCGATGTCACGTTCCACGAGCCCTACGGCGTCGTCGGGATCATCGTCCCGTGGAACTTCCCCATGACGATCGCATCGTGGGGATTCGCACCCGCGCTCGCCGCCGGCAACGCCGTCGTGCTCAAGCCCGCCGAGCTCACGCCGCTCACGGCTCTCCGGCTGGGAGAGATCGCCCTCGAGGCGGGACTCCCCGAAGGACTCTTCGAGATCGTCACGGGGTCTGGTTCCGTCGTCGGCCAGCGGTTCGTCACCCACCCCGACGTGCGGTCGGTCGTCTTCACGGGATCGACCGAGGTCGGCACCGACGTCGCCGCGGGGTGCGCGCGCCAGCTCAAGCCCGTCACGCTCGAACTCGGGGGCAAGTCAGCGAACATCGTGTTCGACGACGCCGACCTCGAGAAGGCGGCCGCCGCCGCACCCGGTGCCGTCTTCGACAACGCGGGGCAGGACTGCTGCGCGCGCAGCCGCATCCTCGTGCAGCGCTCCGTGTACGACCGGTTCCTCGAGCTGCTCGAACCGGCCGTCGCCGCCTGGCGCGTGGGAGATCCGTCGCACGACGACACCGACATGGGGCCGCTCATCTCGGCGTCGCACCGCGCGAACGTCGAGGGGTTCCTCGAGGGCACAGACATCGCGTTCCGCGGTGCCGCGCCCGACGGAGACGGATTCTGGTTCGCGCCCGCCGTCGTGCTCGCCCAGCCCGACGACCGCATCGCGAAGGAGGAGGTCTTCGGGCCCGTCGTCGCGGTGCTGCCGTTCGACGATGAAGCCGACGGCATCCGCCTTGCCAACGACACGATCTACGGTCTCGCCGGCTCCATCTGGACCGAGAATCTCTCGCGCGCCGTCCGCGTCTCGCGCGCGGTCAAGAGCGGTGTGCTGTCGGTCAACTCGCACTCCTCGGTGCGGTACTGGACCCCGTTCGGCGGCATGAAGGCCTCCGGCCTCGGTCGCGAACTCGGCCCCGACGCCGCCGAGCACTTCACCGAGACGAAGAACGTCTTCTTCGCCACCGACTGA